One Papio anubis isolate 15944 chromosome 9, Panubis1.0, whole genome shotgun sequence genomic window carries:
- the MRPL51 gene encoding 39S ribosomal protein L51, mitochondrial — protein sequence MAGSLLSGAGRRLWNWVPLACRSFSLGVPRLIGIRLTLPPPKVVDRWNEKRAMFGVYDNIGILGNFEKHPKELIRGPIWLRGWKGNELQRCIRKKKMVGSRMLSDDCRRYKARGYLYKHFNRHGKFR from the exons ATGGCAGGGAGCCTCTTATCTGGAGCAGGCAGGCGCCTGTGGAACTGGGTGCCTCTGGCGTGCAGAAGCTTCTCTCTTG GTGTGCCGCGATTGATCGGTATAAGGCTCACTCTCCCGCCCCCCAAAGTGGTTGATCGTTGGAACGAGAAGAGGGCCATGTTCGGAGTGTATGACAACATCGGGATCCTGG GAAACTTTGAAAAGCACCCCAAAGAACTGATCAGGGGGCCCATATGGCTTCGAGGTTGGAAAGGGAATGAATTGCAACGTTGTATCCGAAAGAAGAAAATGGTTGGAAGTAGAATGTTAAGTGATGACTGCAGGCGCTATAAAGCGCGTGGCTATCTCTACAAACACTTTAACCGACATGGGAAGTTTCGGTAG